A single Bos mutus isolate GX-2022 chromosome 25, NWIPB_WYAK_1.1, whole genome shotgun sequence DNA region contains:
- the CCP110 gene encoding centriolar coiled-coil protein of 110 kDa isoform X2 — protein MEEYEKFCEKSLSRIQEASLSTESFLPVQSESISLIRFHGVAVLSPLLNIEKRKEMQQEKQKALDVEARRQVNRKKALLSRVQEILENVQVRKAPDASDFHQWETETVYSNSEVRNLNVPATLPNSLPSPTEHSTLAKFEKITGILPLNNEDRFKSNRIDLARDSEELSYLKQCDSSNISQAENEASLKTSSTAAQETLTSDVLFPTNEEQDPSLLEEVTPDPYIMSLQNLMKKSKEYIEREQSRRSLRSSVKRSVNESHSDKENDAVKVTDNGKEKSPLIGKHCGSVIPDKPSLNKSNVLLQGAFTQASSMNTSVLGNFSKVDISIRTGHTTVLETDSNFQGIPTFVTENNVIKSLTGSYAKIPSPEPSLSPKMHRRRSRPSSACHILINNPINASELSPKGKEQAVELVVQETDEKTNVPETVPKLPVDLSGVCSSKVYVSKNTEAMQEMVLGKSNQVCQPSGNQLENKVIHGLAIMEGQLISDARGPHRVDSTCTAGERLHEPYATRECVLSQNFGSVSGVKSTNVLEKNSCNLQMELNKSYDVKNPSPLLMQNQNTRQQMDTPTVSCGKEQFLDNSFEKVKRRLDLDIDNLQKENYPYVVTTGIAEQERQHLPEKRYSKGSVYIKNKMLESSSKEGEEILKSKILAFEEMRKRLEEQHAQQLSLLIAEQEREQERLQKDIEEQEKMLKEKTIITAEASELDISNAVDFGWRKISDSGLLDTVLSQVDSLHTSNSNSSGFTSSALQHSFASANEVPFYLWGSSSSGLTKLSVTRPFGRAKTKWSQVFSPEVQAKFNKVTAVAKGFLTRRLMQTDKLKQLRQTVKDTMEFIRSFQSEAPLKRGVVSAQDASLQERVLAQLRAALYGIHDIFFVMDAAERMSILHHDREVRKEKMLRQMDKMKSPRVALSAATQKSLDRKKYMKAAEMGMPSKKFLVKQNPSETRVLQPNQGQNAPVHRLLSRQGTPKTSVKGVVQNRQKSSQSRVPSRAPVSGVYAGKIQRKRPNVATI, from the exons ATGGAGGAGTATGAGAAGTTTTGTGAGAAAAGTCTGTCCAGAATCCAAGAAGCATCATTATCCACAGAGAGCTTTCTACCTGTCCAGTCTGAAAGCATCTCACTTATTCGCTTCCATGGAGTGGCTGTGCTTTCTCCACTG CTTAAtattgagaaaagaaaggaaatgcaacaAGAAAAGCAGAAAGCACTTGATGTCGAAGCAAGAAGGCAGGTTAATAGGAAGAAAGCTTTACTGTCTCGTGTCCAAGAGATTCTTGAAAATGTTCAG gttAGAAAAGCACCTGATGCCAGTGATTTTCatcagtgggagactgaaacagTTTACTCTAATTCAGAAGTCAGAAACTTGAATGTTCCTGCTACACTTCCAAATAGCTTGCCAAGCCCTACTGAACACTCTACTTTAGCAAAGTTTGAAAAGATAACTGGAATTTTGCCATTGAATAATGAGGATCGATTTAAATCTAATAGAATAGACTTAGCTAGGGACTCGGAAGAATTGAGTTATCTGAAGCAATGTGATAGTTCAAATATTAGCCAGGCAGAAAATGAAGCTTCTTTAAAGACTTCCTCAACAGCAGCACAGGAGACACTTACTTCTGATGTTCTCTTTCCAACAAATGAAGAACAAGATCCATCACTTTTGGAGGAAGTTACTCCGGATCCCTACATAATGAGTCTTCAGAACCTGATGAAAAAGTCAAAGGAATATATAGAAAGGGAGCAGTCTAGACGCAGTCTGAGAAGTAGTGTAAAGAGGAGTGTTAATGAGAGTCATTCAGACAaagaaaatgatgctgttaaggtgACTGACAATGGAAAGGAGAAGTCCCCGTTGATAGGCAAACACTGTGGTTCAGTTATTCCTGACAAACCAAGCCTTAATAAATCaaatgttcttctccaaggtGCTTTCACTCAAGCAAGCAGCATGAATACATCTGTTTTAGGTAACTTTTCTAAAGTGGACATATCTATACGAACTGGCCATACCACTGTTTTAGAGACTGATTCTAATTTCCAAGGCATTCCCACTTTTGTTACTGAAAATAATGTTATCAAAAGTCTTACTGGTTCGTATGCCAAAATACCTAGCCCAGAGCCAAGCCTAAGTCCTAAAATGCATCGAAGGCGTTCTAGGCCATCATCAGCATGTCATATACTTATAAATAACCCAATAAATGCTTCAGAATTAAGTCCTAAAGGGAAAGAACAGGCAGTAGAGTTAGTTGTTCAAGAAACTGATGAAAAAACAAATGTACCTGAAACTGTGCCAAAGTTACCAGTTGATTTATCAGGAGTTTGTTCAAGTAAGGTTTATGTCAGCAAAAATACAGAAGCCATGCAGGAAATGGTTTTAGGTAAATCAAATCAGGTATGTCAACCTTCAGGTaatcaattagaaaataaagttattcaTGGACTTGCTATCATGGAAGGTCAGTTAATATCTGATGCGAGAGGACCGCACAGAGTGGACAGTACATGTACTGCAGGGGAAAGATTGCATGAGCCATATGCCACCAGAGAGTGTGTTCTGAGTCAAAACTTTGGTAGTGTGAGTGGAGTCAAGTCAACCAATGTGTTAGAGAAAAACTCCTGCAACTTACAGATGGAACTGAATAAGTCTTACGATGTAAAAAACCCATCTCCTTTACTGATGCAGAACCAGAATACCAGACAGCAGATGGATACCCCTACAGTGTCCTGTGGAAAAGAACAATTTTTGGATAACAGTTTTGAGAAAGTTAAACGGAGACTTGATTTAGATATTGATAAtttgcaaaaagaaaactacCCTTATGTTGTAACAACTGGAATAGCTGAACAGGAAAGGCAACATTTGCCAGAAAAAAGATATTCTAAAGGATCTGTCTACATCAAGAATAAGATGTTAGAAAGTAGTTCCAAAG aaggCGAGGAGATACTAAAAAGCAAGATACTAGCTTTTGAAGAAATGCGGAAGAGACTAGAAGAACAGCATGCCCAGCAGTTATCACTACTCATAGCTGAGCAGGAAAGGGAACAGGAAAGACTGCAAAAG GACATAgaagaacaggagaaaatgttAAAAGAGAAGACAATAATTACAGCAGAAGCCTCTGAATTGGACATTAGCAATGCTGTGGACTTTGGATGGAGAAAGATAAGTGACTCTGGTTTACTAGACACAGTGCTGTCTCAAGTGGACTCACTCCATACTTCGAATTCAAATAGTTctg GTTTCACAAGTTCTGCCCTACAACATAGCTTTGCTTCTGCAAATGAAGTACCATTCTACCTCTGGGGATCATCAAGTAGTGGCTTGACCAAACTCTCAGTAACAAGGCCTTTTGGAAGGGCCAAAACTAAGTGGTCTCAG GTTTTCAGTCCAGAAGTACAAGCAAAATTTAACAAAGTAACTGCAGTGGCAAAAGGATTCCTTACTCGTAGGCTTATGCAGACAGATAAGCTGAAACAACTTCGACAAACTGTGAAA GATACTATGGAATTTATAAGAAGTTTTCAGTCAGAAGCACCTTTAAAGAGAGGAGTTGTTTCAGCACAAGATGCTTCTCTTCAGGAAAGAGTGTTAGCTCAG TTGCGAGCTGCCCTGTATGGCATTCATGACATATTCTTTGTAATGGATGCAGCTGAAAGAATGTCTATTCTACATCATGATCGAGAAGTTCGCAAAGAGAAAATGCTCAGGCAAATG GATAAAATGAAAAGTCCACGAGTGGCTCTTTCAGCTGCAACACAGAAGTCTCTTGATAGGAAGAAGTACATGAA GGCTGCAGAAATGGGAATGCCAAGTAAGAAATTTCTGGTTAAGCAAAATCCTTCTGAAACAAG agtcCTTCAGCCAAATCAAGGACAGAATGCACCTGTTCATAGGCTACTGAGTAGACAAGG AACCCCTAAGACATCAGTGAAGGGGGTTGTGCAAAATAGACAGAAGTCTTCACAGAGCAGAGTGCCTAGCAGAGCGCCTGTTTCAG
- the CCP110 gene encoding centriolar coiled-coil protein of 110 kDa isoform X1, which produces MEEYEKFCEKSLSRIQEASLSTESFLPVQSESISLIRFHGVAVLSPLLNIEKRKEMQQEKQKALDVEARRQVNRKKALLSRVQEILENVQVRKAPDASDFHQWETETVYSNSEVRNLNVPATLPNSLPSPTEHSTLAKFEKITGILPLNNEDRFKSNRIDLARDSEELSYLKQCDSSNISQAENEASLKTSSTAAQETLTSDVLFPTNEEQDPSLLEEVTPDPYIMSLQNLMKKSKEYIEREQSRRSLRSSVKRSVNESHSDKENDAVKVTDNGKEKSPLIGKHCGSVIPDKPSLNKSNVLLQGAFTQASSMNTSVLGNFSKVDISIRTGHTTVLETDSNFQGIPTFVTENNVIKSLTGSYAKIPSPEPSLSPKMHRRRSRPSSACHILINNPINASELSPKGKEQAVELVVQETDEKTNVPETVPKLPVDLSGVCSSKVYVSKNTEAMQEMVLGKSNQVCQPSGNQLENKVIHGLAIMEGQLISDARGPHRVDSTCTAGERLHEPYATRECVLSQNFGSVSGVKSTNVLEKNSCNLQMELNKSYDVKNPSPLLMQNQNTRQQMDTPTVSCGKEQFLDNSFEKVKRRLDLDIDNLQKENYPYVVTTGIAEQERQHLPEKRYSKGSVYIKNKMLESSSKEGEEILKSKILAFEEMRKRLEEQHAQQLSLLIAEQEREQERLQKDIEEQEKMLKEKTIITAEASELDISNAVDFGWRKISDSGLLDTVLSQVDSLHTSNSNSSGFTSSALQHSFASANEVPFYLWGSSSSGLTKLSVTRPFGRAKTKWSQVFSPEVQAKFNKVTAVAKGFLTRRLMQTDKLKQLRQTVKDTMEFIRSFQSEAPLKRGVVSAQDASLQERVLAQLRAALYGIHDIFFVMDAAERMSILHHDREVRKEKMLRQMGIFSTQGSNLSLLCLLQWQDKMKSPRVALSAATQKSLDRKKYMKAAEMGMPSKKFLVKQNPSETRVLQPNQGQNAPVHRLLSRQGTPKTSVKGVVQNRQKSSQSRVPSRAPVSGVYAGKIQRKRPNVATI; this is translated from the exons ATGGAGGAGTATGAGAAGTTTTGTGAGAAAAGTCTGTCCAGAATCCAAGAAGCATCATTATCCACAGAGAGCTTTCTACCTGTCCAGTCTGAAAGCATCTCACTTATTCGCTTCCATGGAGTGGCTGTGCTTTCTCCACTG CTTAAtattgagaaaagaaaggaaatgcaacaAGAAAAGCAGAAAGCACTTGATGTCGAAGCAAGAAGGCAGGTTAATAGGAAGAAAGCTTTACTGTCTCGTGTCCAAGAGATTCTTGAAAATGTTCAG gttAGAAAAGCACCTGATGCCAGTGATTTTCatcagtgggagactgaaacagTTTACTCTAATTCAGAAGTCAGAAACTTGAATGTTCCTGCTACACTTCCAAATAGCTTGCCAAGCCCTACTGAACACTCTACTTTAGCAAAGTTTGAAAAGATAACTGGAATTTTGCCATTGAATAATGAGGATCGATTTAAATCTAATAGAATAGACTTAGCTAGGGACTCGGAAGAATTGAGTTATCTGAAGCAATGTGATAGTTCAAATATTAGCCAGGCAGAAAATGAAGCTTCTTTAAAGACTTCCTCAACAGCAGCACAGGAGACACTTACTTCTGATGTTCTCTTTCCAACAAATGAAGAACAAGATCCATCACTTTTGGAGGAAGTTACTCCGGATCCCTACATAATGAGTCTTCAGAACCTGATGAAAAAGTCAAAGGAATATATAGAAAGGGAGCAGTCTAGACGCAGTCTGAGAAGTAGTGTAAAGAGGAGTGTTAATGAGAGTCATTCAGACAaagaaaatgatgctgttaaggtgACTGACAATGGAAAGGAGAAGTCCCCGTTGATAGGCAAACACTGTGGTTCAGTTATTCCTGACAAACCAAGCCTTAATAAATCaaatgttcttctccaaggtGCTTTCACTCAAGCAAGCAGCATGAATACATCTGTTTTAGGTAACTTTTCTAAAGTGGACATATCTATACGAACTGGCCATACCACTGTTTTAGAGACTGATTCTAATTTCCAAGGCATTCCCACTTTTGTTACTGAAAATAATGTTATCAAAAGTCTTACTGGTTCGTATGCCAAAATACCTAGCCCAGAGCCAAGCCTAAGTCCTAAAATGCATCGAAGGCGTTCTAGGCCATCATCAGCATGTCATATACTTATAAATAACCCAATAAATGCTTCAGAATTAAGTCCTAAAGGGAAAGAACAGGCAGTAGAGTTAGTTGTTCAAGAAACTGATGAAAAAACAAATGTACCTGAAACTGTGCCAAAGTTACCAGTTGATTTATCAGGAGTTTGTTCAAGTAAGGTTTATGTCAGCAAAAATACAGAAGCCATGCAGGAAATGGTTTTAGGTAAATCAAATCAGGTATGTCAACCTTCAGGTaatcaattagaaaataaagttattcaTGGACTTGCTATCATGGAAGGTCAGTTAATATCTGATGCGAGAGGACCGCACAGAGTGGACAGTACATGTACTGCAGGGGAAAGATTGCATGAGCCATATGCCACCAGAGAGTGTGTTCTGAGTCAAAACTTTGGTAGTGTGAGTGGAGTCAAGTCAACCAATGTGTTAGAGAAAAACTCCTGCAACTTACAGATGGAACTGAATAAGTCTTACGATGTAAAAAACCCATCTCCTTTACTGATGCAGAACCAGAATACCAGACAGCAGATGGATACCCCTACAGTGTCCTGTGGAAAAGAACAATTTTTGGATAACAGTTTTGAGAAAGTTAAACGGAGACTTGATTTAGATATTGATAAtttgcaaaaagaaaactacCCTTATGTTGTAACAACTGGAATAGCTGAACAGGAAAGGCAACATTTGCCAGAAAAAAGATATTCTAAAGGATCTGTCTACATCAAGAATAAGATGTTAGAAAGTAGTTCCAAAG aaggCGAGGAGATACTAAAAAGCAAGATACTAGCTTTTGAAGAAATGCGGAAGAGACTAGAAGAACAGCATGCCCAGCAGTTATCACTACTCATAGCTGAGCAGGAAAGGGAACAGGAAAGACTGCAAAAG GACATAgaagaacaggagaaaatgttAAAAGAGAAGACAATAATTACAGCAGAAGCCTCTGAATTGGACATTAGCAATGCTGTGGACTTTGGATGGAGAAAGATAAGTGACTCTGGTTTACTAGACACAGTGCTGTCTCAAGTGGACTCACTCCATACTTCGAATTCAAATAGTTctg GTTTCACAAGTTCTGCCCTACAACATAGCTTTGCTTCTGCAAATGAAGTACCATTCTACCTCTGGGGATCATCAAGTAGTGGCTTGACCAAACTCTCAGTAACAAGGCCTTTTGGAAGGGCCAAAACTAAGTGGTCTCAG GTTTTCAGTCCAGAAGTACAAGCAAAATTTAACAAAGTAACTGCAGTGGCAAAAGGATTCCTTACTCGTAGGCTTATGCAGACAGATAAGCTGAAACAACTTCGACAAACTGTGAAA GATACTATGGAATTTATAAGAAGTTTTCAGTCAGAAGCACCTTTAAAGAGAGGAGTTGTTTCAGCACAAGATGCTTCTCTTCAGGAAAGAGTGTTAGCTCAG TTGCGAGCTGCCCTGTATGGCATTCATGACATATTCTTTGTAATGGATGCAGCTGAAAGAATGTCTATTCTACATCATGATCGAGAAGTTCGCAAAGAGAAAATGCTCAGGCAAATG gggatcttctcaacccagggatcaaacctgagtctcttatgtctcctgcagtggcaa GATAAAATGAAAAGTCCACGAGTGGCTCTTTCAGCTGCAACACAGAAGTCTCTTGATAGGAAGAAGTACATGAA GGCTGCAGAAATGGGAATGCCAAGTAAGAAATTTCTGGTTAAGCAAAATCCTTCTGAAACAAG agtcCTTCAGCCAAATCAAGGACAGAATGCACCTGTTCATAGGCTACTGAGTAGACAAGG AACCCCTAAGACATCAGTGAAGGGGGTTGTGCAAAATAGACAGAAGTCTTCACAGAGCAGAGTGCCTAGCAGAGCGCCTGTTTCAG
- the CCP110 gene encoding centriolar coiled-coil protein of 110 kDa isoform X4 — protein sequence MEEYEKFCEKSLSRIQEASLSTESFLPVQSESISLIRFHGVAVLSPLLNIEKRKEMQQEKQKALDVEARRQVNRKKALLSRVQEILENVQVRKAPDASDFHQWETETVYSNSEVRNLNVPATLPNSLPSPTEHSTLAKFEKITGILPLNNEDRFKSNRIDLARDSEELSYLKQCDSSNISQAENEASLKTSSTAAQETLTSDVLFPTNEEQDPSLLEEVTPDPYIMSLQNLMKKSKEYIEREQSRRSLRSSVKRSVNESHSDKENDAVKVTDNGKEKSPLIGKHCGSVIPDKPSLNKSNVLLQGAFTQASSMNTSVLGNFSKVDISIRTGHTTVLETDSNFQGIPTFVTENNVIKSLTGSYAKIPSPEPSLSPKMHRRRSRPSSACHILINNPINASELSPKGKEQAVELVVQETDEKTNVPETVPKLPVDLSGVCSSKVYVSKNTEAMQEMVLGKSNQVCQPSGNQLENKVIHGLAIMEGQLISDARGPHRVDSTCTAGERLHEPYATRECVLSQNFGSVSGVKSTNVLEKNSCNLQMELNKSYDVKNPSPLLMQNQNTRQQMDTPTVSCGKEQFLDNSFEKVKRRLDLDIDNLQKENYPYVVTTGIAEQERQHLPEKRYSKGSVYIKNKMLESSSKEGEEILKSKILAFEEMRKRLEEQHAQQLSLLIAEQEREQERLQKDIEEQEKMLKEKTIITAEASELDISNAVDFGWRKISDSGLLDTVLSQVDSLHTSNSNSSGFTSSALQHSFASANEVPFYLWGSSSSGLTKLSVTRPFGRAKTKWSQVFSPEVQAKFNKVTAVAKGFLTRRLMQTDKLKQLRQTVKDTMEFIRSFQSEAPLKRGVVSAQDASLQERVLAQLRAALYGIHDIFFVMDAAERMSILHHDREVRKEKMLRQMDKMKSPRVALSAATQKSLDRKKYMKAAEMGMPSKKFLVKQNPSETRVLQPNQGQNAPVHRLLSRQGSICRKNPKKAAKCCDNLRRQHSLG from the exons ATGGAGGAGTATGAGAAGTTTTGTGAGAAAAGTCTGTCCAGAATCCAAGAAGCATCATTATCCACAGAGAGCTTTCTACCTGTCCAGTCTGAAAGCATCTCACTTATTCGCTTCCATGGAGTGGCTGTGCTTTCTCCACTG CTTAAtattgagaaaagaaaggaaatgcaacaAGAAAAGCAGAAAGCACTTGATGTCGAAGCAAGAAGGCAGGTTAATAGGAAGAAAGCTTTACTGTCTCGTGTCCAAGAGATTCTTGAAAATGTTCAG gttAGAAAAGCACCTGATGCCAGTGATTTTCatcagtgggagactgaaacagTTTACTCTAATTCAGAAGTCAGAAACTTGAATGTTCCTGCTACACTTCCAAATAGCTTGCCAAGCCCTACTGAACACTCTACTTTAGCAAAGTTTGAAAAGATAACTGGAATTTTGCCATTGAATAATGAGGATCGATTTAAATCTAATAGAATAGACTTAGCTAGGGACTCGGAAGAATTGAGTTATCTGAAGCAATGTGATAGTTCAAATATTAGCCAGGCAGAAAATGAAGCTTCTTTAAAGACTTCCTCAACAGCAGCACAGGAGACACTTACTTCTGATGTTCTCTTTCCAACAAATGAAGAACAAGATCCATCACTTTTGGAGGAAGTTACTCCGGATCCCTACATAATGAGTCTTCAGAACCTGATGAAAAAGTCAAAGGAATATATAGAAAGGGAGCAGTCTAGACGCAGTCTGAGAAGTAGTGTAAAGAGGAGTGTTAATGAGAGTCATTCAGACAaagaaaatgatgctgttaaggtgACTGACAATGGAAAGGAGAAGTCCCCGTTGATAGGCAAACACTGTGGTTCAGTTATTCCTGACAAACCAAGCCTTAATAAATCaaatgttcttctccaaggtGCTTTCACTCAAGCAAGCAGCATGAATACATCTGTTTTAGGTAACTTTTCTAAAGTGGACATATCTATACGAACTGGCCATACCACTGTTTTAGAGACTGATTCTAATTTCCAAGGCATTCCCACTTTTGTTACTGAAAATAATGTTATCAAAAGTCTTACTGGTTCGTATGCCAAAATACCTAGCCCAGAGCCAAGCCTAAGTCCTAAAATGCATCGAAGGCGTTCTAGGCCATCATCAGCATGTCATATACTTATAAATAACCCAATAAATGCTTCAGAATTAAGTCCTAAAGGGAAAGAACAGGCAGTAGAGTTAGTTGTTCAAGAAACTGATGAAAAAACAAATGTACCTGAAACTGTGCCAAAGTTACCAGTTGATTTATCAGGAGTTTGTTCAAGTAAGGTTTATGTCAGCAAAAATACAGAAGCCATGCAGGAAATGGTTTTAGGTAAATCAAATCAGGTATGTCAACCTTCAGGTaatcaattagaaaataaagttattcaTGGACTTGCTATCATGGAAGGTCAGTTAATATCTGATGCGAGAGGACCGCACAGAGTGGACAGTACATGTACTGCAGGGGAAAGATTGCATGAGCCATATGCCACCAGAGAGTGTGTTCTGAGTCAAAACTTTGGTAGTGTGAGTGGAGTCAAGTCAACCAATGTGTTAGAGAAAAACTCCTGCAACTTACAGATGGAACTGAATAAGTCTTACGATGTAAAAAACCCATCTCCTTTACTGATGCAGAACCAGAATACCAGACAGCAGATGGATACCCCTACAGTGTCCTGTGGAAAAGAACAATTTTTGGATAACAGTTTTGAGAAAGTTAAACGGAGACTTGATTTAGATATTGATAAtttgcaaaaagaaaactacCCTTATGTTGTAACAACTGGAATAGCTGAACAGGAAAGGCAACATTTGCCAGAAAAAAGATATTCTAAAGGATCTGTCTACATCAAGAATAAGATGTTAGAAAGTAGTTCCAAAG aaggCGAGGAGATACTAAAAAGCAAGATACTAGCTTTTGAAGAAATGCGGAAGAGACTAGAAGAACAGCATGCCCAGCAGTTATCACTACTCATAGCTGAGCAGGAAAGGGAACAGGAAAGACTGCAAAAG GACATAgaagaacaggagaaaatgttAAAAGAGAAGACAATAATTACAGCAGAAGCCTCTGAATTGGACATTAGCAATGCTGTGGACTTTGGATGGAGAAAGATAAGTGACTCTGGTTTACTAGACACAGTGCTGTCTCAAGTGGACTCACTCCATACTTCGAATTCAAATAGTTctg GTTTCACAAGTTCTGCCCTACAACATAGCTTTGCTTCTGCAAATGAAGTACCATTCTACCTCTGGGGATCATCAAGTAGTGGCTTGACCAAACTCTCAGTAACAAGGCCTTTTGGAAGGGCCAAAACTAAGTGGTCTCAG GTTTTCAGTCCAGAAGTACAAGCAAAATTTAACAAAGTAACTGCAGTGGCAAAAGGATTCCTTACTCGTAGGCTTATGCAGACAGATAAGCTGAAACAACTTCGACAAACTGTGAAA GATACTATGGAATTTATAAGAAGTTTTCAGTCAGAAGCACCTTTAAAGAGAGGAGTTGTTTCAGCACAAGATGCTTCTCTTCAGGAAAGAGTGTTAGCTCAG TTGCGAGCTGCCCTGTATGGCATTCATGACATATTCTTTGTAATGGATGCAGCTGAAAGAATGTCTATTCTACATCATGATCGAGAAGTTCGCAAAGAGAAAATGCTCAGGCAAATG GATAAAATGAAAAGTCCACGAGTGGCTCTTTCAGCTGCAACACAGAAGTCTCTTGATAGGAAGAAGTACATGAA GGCTGCAGAAATGGGAATGCCAAGTAAGAAATTTCTGGTTAAGCAAAATCCTTCTGAAACAAG agtcCTTCAGCCAAATCAAGGACAGAATGCACCTGTTCATAGGCTACTGAGTAGACAAGG